From a single Shewanella donghaensis genomic region:
- a CDS encoding iron-containing alcohol dehydrogenase has translation MLNFTFQNTTKIHFGEGQISAITKEIPISAKVLVVYGGGSIKSNGVYQQVSDALKDHTWFEFSGIEPNPQYDTLMKAQAIIEAEKIDYLLAVGGGSVVDGVKFIAAAALFEGDDPWDIVAKGAKIEQALPIGAVLTLPATGSESNGGSVITRNGNKLPFGSPLVRPLFAVLDPSVTLSLSDRQIGNGVVDAYIHIMEQYLTFDVNGKVQDRFSEGLLQTLIEEGPKALTAETKDDLEIRANIMWSATMALNGLIGAGVPQDWSTHMIGHELTAGHGIDHARTLSIVLPAVMKVRREQKHAKLVQYAERVFGITTGSDEQKIDQAIEATENFFKLMQVPTRLSDIDVGAEQVDVLVAALESHGMTKLGEHGDIDLAVSREILTTAL, from the coding sequence ATGCTAAATTTTACATTTCAAAATACCACTAAAATTCATTTCGGTGAGGGCCAAATTAGCGCCATTACTAAAGAAATACCAATCTCAGCTAAAGTATTAGTGGTTTATGGCGGCGGCTCAATTAAGTCAAATGGCGTTTATCAGCAAGTGTCTGATGCGTTGAAAGATCACACTTGGTTTGAATTTTCAGGTATTGAGCCTAACCCACAATACGATACGTTAATGAAGGCACAAGCCATCATTGAAGCTGAAAAAATCGATTACTTGCTTGCTGTCGGTGGTGGCTCGGTTGTTGATGGTGTTAAATTTATTGCTGCTGCAGCATTATTTGAAGGAGATGATCCTTGGGATATCGTCGCTAAAGGCGCCAAAATTGAGCAAGCATTACCTATCGGTGCGGTATTAACCTTACCTGCAACGGGCTCTGAATCAAATGGCGGATCTGTTATTACTCGTAATGGTAATAAATTGCCTTTTGGCAGCCCATTAGTACGTCCGTTATTTGCAGTGCTTGATCCTTCTGTAACCTTATCTTTATCAGACCGTCAAATTGGTAATGGTGTTGTTGATGCTTATATCCACATTATGGAGCAGTATTTAACCTTCGATGTAAACGGTAAAGTACAGGATCGTTTCAGTGAAGGTTTATTACAAACCTTAATTGAAGAAGGCCCTAAAGCCTTAACTGCTGAAACTAAAGATGATTTAGAGATCAGAGCCAATATTATGTGGTCTGCGACTATGGCACTTAACGGTTTAATTGGCGCGGGTGTACCACAAGATTGGTCTACACATATGATTGGCCATGAATTAACAGCAGGACATGGTATTGATCATGCGCGTACCTTATCAATCGTGCTTCCTGCGGTAATGAAAGTGCGACGTGAGCAAAAACATGCAAAATTAGTTCAGTATGCTGAGCGTGTATTTGGTATTACAACAGGTAGCGATGAGCAAAAAATTGATCAAGCTATTGAGGCTACCGAAAACTTCTTTAAGTTAATGCAAGTCCCTACACGCTTAAGTGATATTGATGTTGGTGCAGAGCAAGTTGATGTATTAGTTGCAGCACTTGAAAGCCATGGCATGACTAAACTTGGCGAGCATGGTGATATTGATTTAGCAGTTAGCCGTGAGATTTTAACTACTGCACTGTAA
- a CDS encoding TetR/AcrR family transcriptional regulator yields MTANKIPLKKPVGRPVIKVDNRCSLIDAARKLFVDSDYEKVSIRAIAAEAKVDASLIRYYFQSKMGLFTEMLRETIEPVHSQLSNSNQSSSHDSPEKILLAYYEIMSKNPDFPKLIFRTASLPPTDINKELQASLLRLFPSKRLNIFEKMDKQNQLQSGIDPMCAKMSFISLMVFPFLMPNLLKQAMNIDTSAEFLQQLAKHNTQLLRHGLIANESQPSQDA; encoded by the coding sequence ATGACAGCTAACAAAATACCATTAAAAAAGCCTGTCGGCAGACCTGTCATTAAAGTAGATAACCGTTGCTCGCTGATTGATGCGGCCAGAAAGTTATTTGTCGATAGTGATTATGAAAAGGTATCAATCCGCGCCATTGCTGCAGAAGCAAAAGTGGATGCAAGTTTAATACGTTACTATTTTCAATCTAAAATGGGCCTATTTACTGAAATGCTTCGAGAAACCATTGAGCCAGTTCATTCACAACTATCAAATTCTAATCAGTCATCTTCACACGATTCTCCCGAGAAAATATTACTAGCCTATTATGAAATAATGAGTAAAAACCCTGATTTCCCAAAGTTAATCTTTCGAACAGCAAGTTTACCTCCAACAGACATAAATAAAGAACTCCAAGCTAGTTTACTCAGACTATTTCCTAGCAAACGTTTAAATATTTTTGAAAAAATGGATAAACAAAACCAATTACAATCAGGTATTGATCCTATGTGTGCCAAAATGAGTTTTATCAGCTTAATGGTATTTCCATTTTTAATGCCAAACTTGCTTAAACAGGCAATGAATATTGATACTTCAGCAGAATTCTTACAGCAATTAGCCAAACACAATACTCAACTTTTACGTCATGGGCTTATTGCCAATGAATCACAACCAAGTCAGGACGCTTAA
- a CDS encoding type 1 glutamine amidotransferase domain-containing protein produces MTQKKVLMVLTSHDELGNTGKKTGFWVEEFAAPYYVFLDAGLEITIASPAGGQPPIDPTSELADFQTEATKRFDEDTQAQLVLAHTNVLSEIHADDYDAVFYPGGHGPLWDLTDNPVSISLIESFIEQNKPVAAVCHATAALLNAKQDDQYLVKGKAVTGFTNSEEDAVQLTDIVPFLLEDELIKRQADYQKAADWHAFSVQDGLLITGQNPASSSLTAQKLVTQITA; encoded by the coding sequence ATGACTCAGAAAAAAGTATTAATGGTTCTAACATCTCATGATGAACTTGGTAACACAGGTAAGAAAACCGGTTTTTGGGTAGAAGAGTTTGCTGCCCCTTATTATGTATTTTTAGATGCCGGTTTGGAAATTACCATTGCTTCACCAGCAGGTGGACAACCACCGATAGATCCAACCAGTGAGTTAGCAGATTTCCAGACAGAAGCCACAAAGCGTTTTGATGAAGACACTCAGGCACAATTGGTACTGGCTCACACCAATGTTTTAAGTGAAATACACGCTGATGATTATGACGCGGTTTTCTATCCTGGCGGCCATGGTCCGCTATGGGATTTAACTGACAACCCAGTTTCAATCAGCTTAATTGAATCGTTTATTGAACAAAACAAGCCTGTTGCAGCTGTATGTCACGCAACAGCAGCCTTACTTAACGCCAAACAAGACGATCAATATCTTGTAAAAGGCAAGGCAGTAACAGGTTTCACTAACAGTGAAGAAGATGCAGTACAACTAACAGATATCGTGCCATTTTTACTCGAAGATGAATTAATAAAACGTCAAGCTGATTATCAAAAAGCCGCTGACTGGCACGCTTTTTCAGTTCAAGATGGATTACTTATTACAGGTCAAAACCCTGCAAGTTCATCATTGACAGCTCAAAAATTAGTGACTCAGATTACTGCGTAA
- a CDS encoding efflux RND transporter periplasmic adaptor subunit: MTPLKRRYVFPGIIAGIIIFIAAISLRSSPDLQPNHDKSRLVEVMSLDKQEVKPIIKAYGRVAPKHTWQGIAEVGGKIIFRHPELETGRLIKAGTLVLSIDPLEYDLKLAQAEANYNSAQAQLVQLSLKEINLQSSIEIEQQRLSLVDQEYKRKQSLNKKNLISKSELETQKQALLAQRNLIQDLTSSLSLIPDDKKVTAAQVNVNKALLEDAQRQLNNTRFTLPFDARIAAVNIEQAQAVTNGAILFEAHQLGAVEIKAELSLLDAETLINSISTLPRDTYSLPSIEQVNFDSAISVSMGKRRHQWQAKLTRVADTINPDQATIGFYLEVEQDFSNMDLLNKPPLTNGMFVTAYIQGYPSQQFIIPEKALHGDQVYIMDKDNNLAIQTVEVLFRTDNGVAIKAASTAGQLNQGDSLVINDLIPAINGMSLRLSIDKTAEKNLNDEELAQ; this comes from the coding sequence ATGACCCCGTTAAAAAGACGCTATGTATTTCCAGGAATAATCGCTGGGATTATCATTTTCATTGCTGCGATTTCATTGCGATCGTCACCAGATTTACAACCAAACCACGACAAATCCAGACTTGTAGAAGTGATGAGTCTGGATAAGCAAGAAGTTAAGCCGATTATTAAAGCCTATGGACGGGTTGCGCCAAAACATACTTGGCAGGGTATAGCCGAGGTCGGTGGTAAAATTATTTTTCGCCATCCAGAACTTGAAACGGGACGATTGATTAAAGCGGGTACTTTGGTGCTGTCTATTGACCCATTAGAATATGACTTAAAATTAGCCCAGGCTGAGGCAAATTATAATTCTGCCCAAGCGCAGCTGGTGCAATTAAGTCTTAAAGAAATTAACTTACAATCAAGTATCGAAATTGAGCAGCAACGTCTGAGCTTAGTAGATCAAGAATACAAACGTAAACAATCGTTAAATAAAAAGAACCTGATTTCTAAATCTGAATTAGAAACCCAGAAACAAGCTTTGCTGGCGCAACGAAATTTAATTCAAGACTTAACCAGTAGCTTGAGTTTAATACCTGACGATAAAAAAGTGACAGCAGCGCAAGTTAACGTTAATAAAGCACTACTTGAAGATGCCCAGCGCCAGCTGAATAACACCCGTTTTACCTTGCCATTTGATGCTCGAATCGCCGCAGTTAATATTGAACAAGCACAAGCAGTGACTAATGGCGCAATTTTATTTGAAGCCCATCAATTAGGTGCTGTTGAAATCAAGGCTGAACTTTCATTATTAGATGCAGAAACATTAATAAACTCGATCAGTACATTACCAAGAGATACCTACTCACTACCTTCAATCGAGCAAGTCAATTTTGACAGTGCCATTAGCGTTAGCATGGGTAAAAGACGACACCAATGGCAAGCAAAACTGACACGTGTTGCGGATACCATCAATCCAGATCAAGCCACTATCGGCTTTTACTTAGAAGTAGAACAAGATTTCAGCAACATGGATTTATTGAATAAACCGCCCTTAACTAATGGCATGTTTGTGACCGCATATATCCAAGGCTACCCTTCTCAACAATTTATTATTCCTGAAAAAGCCTTACATGGCGATCAGGTTTATATCATGGACAAAGACAATAATCTGGCTATTCAGACAGTTGAAGTCCTGTTCAGAACCGACAACGGCGTGGCTATCAAAGCAGCCTCTACAGCAGGACAGTTAAACCAAGGCGATAGCCTAGTTATCAATGACTTAATCCCAGCGATTAATGGCATGAGTTTGCGCCTATCAATCGATAAAACTGCTGAAAAGAACCTCAATGACGAGGAGCTAGCACAGTGA